A window of Bradyrhizobium sp. AZCC 1610 contains these coding sequences:
- a CDS encoding PilZ domain-containing protein: MVETRIAPRVRVMKAAKIEYGGDKYACTVRDLSATGAALDFPDLIRIPNEFALILPEDGLKLLCHVVWRREYRVGVAFD; this comes from the coding sequence ATGGTCGAAACCCGGATTGCGCCACGTGTGCGTGTTATGAAGGCCGCCAAAATCGAGTATGGCGGCGACAAGTATGCTTGTACCGTTCGCGATCTATCCGCTACGGGCGCGGCGCTGGATTTTCCGGACCTGATCCGTATTCCCAATGAATTCGCATTGATCCTCCCTGAGGACGGATTGAAGCTGCTTTGCCATGTCGTTTGGCGCAGGGAGTACAGGGTCGGCGTAGCATTCGACTAG